Part of the Sphingomonadaceae bacterium OTU29LAMAA1 genome, TCGGCCCACATCCCGTTTCAGGGCCGCGCGGCATTGAGGATCGATCCCGCGAACTCGGCCTCGGCATCAACATGCGCCCGCCCCATCACGAAGGACAGCGCGTCGACGGTCGCCACGGAGCGCGTGTACGTGGCACCAAGGCGATGATCGTCGACACCCGTGCCTTCAGCACACGTCGATCGCGGGCCAGGCGGGATCAAGACTATCAGCCCGCCGGTGATCGTTGTCGACGCCGGTGACGATCCCGCTTGCGCGCATGTCTTCGAAGTGACACAACAGTGTCACAAAAATGAAACCTGTCGATCTGGCAGGAGAAGGAGACGATGCAATGCGTGTGATTGTCGCGACGATGCTGGTGGGTGCGTGCCTGACGACGCCAGCGCTGGCTGCCGACCGAACCGGCTATCAGGCGATCGCTGCCGGTGACTTCACCGCGGCGGCAAAGCGGATCGAGGCGGAGCGGCGGATTTTTCCGGATCGTCCCGAATTGATGCTCAACCTGGCCGTCGCCTATGCGCGGACCGGACGCACGTCGGATGCGCGCGCGCTCTACAGCGAAGTGCTGCAGCGACCCGAAGTGGCGATGGATATGCCCAATGGCGCCATCGTGTCTTCGCACGACGTGGCGACGCGCGGGCTGTCGCGGATGACGACGACGCTCGCGACGCGTTGACCTGGCGGCGGCCCGCCCGATGGAGCGGGCCGTCGGCTGTTACAGTCGCGGGAGCGTGACCCCGCGCTGACCCATGTATTTGCCGGCCCGATCGGCGTAGCTGATCTCGCAGGGTTCGTTGCCTTGCAGGAACAGGAACTGGCAGGCGCCTTCGTTGGCATAGATCTTGGCGGGCAGGGGCGTGGTGTTCGAGAATTCGAGCGTGACATGCCCTTCCCAGCCCGGCTCCAGCGGCGTCACGTTGACGATGATGCCGCATCGCGCATAGGTCGATTTGCCGAGGCAGATGACCAGCACGTCGCGCGGCACCCGGAAATATTCTACCGTGCGGGCAAGCGCGAAGCTGTTCGGCGGAATGATGCAGACATCGGTCTTGCGATCGACGAAGCTGTTCGCGGCGAAGTCCTTTGGGTCGACGAGAGCGTTGTCGACGTTGGTGAAGATCTTGAACTCGTCGGCGACCCTCGCGTCATAGCCGTACGACGACAAGCCATAGCTGATGCAGCCTTCCCGCCGCTGGTTCTCGACGAACGGTTCGATCATCTGCTGGCCGAGTGCTGCCTCGCGAATCCAGCGGTCGGACAATATGGACATCACGGCTCCCCTTCGACGCGCGTCTTTGCCGGTTCGACGGGTGAGGGCAAGGTGTGTAGCGTTATCGCATGCGACCACTGATCGACTTCGCGTACCGGATGCGCCTTCGCATACTGGCGCTGCTGCGGTGGCGGACACGAGGGGTGAAAGTGATGGCTTTCGATCCCGCCGGCCGGCTGCTGCTGGTGCGGCATCGCTATGGACGATCGGATTTGTGGATGCTGCCAGGTGGGGGGATCGCACGGGGTGAGACGCCCGAGGTGGCAGCGGTGCGGGAACTGGCCGAAGAGACCGGATGTCGGCTGGATGCGGTGGTGCCGATCGGTCGCTACGAATCGGGCAGTGAGGGGCGGCGCGACACCGTCCATCTATTTCGCGCACTGACGGCGGGCGAACCGGTTATCGATGCGGTCGAATTGGCGGAGGCGCGGTTCTTCGCACTCGATGCCCTGCCGGACACGCTGTCGCCGGCGACGCGGCGGCGGGTGGACGAGTTGGCCGGGGCGCGGCAACGGGATGGCCGGTGGTAGCAGGTGGTTCGATGAGCTGGTGGCTCGCTGATCCGGAGCCATTGCTTACCTCACCCTCCGGCAGCTTCTCTGCCACCTCCCGGTTACGGGGAGGAACGGGGTTAGTGTATGCCTAGATCTGCCGGGCCAAAGGCTTGGGGGAGCAGTTCCGACAAGCGGTAGCTGGCCACCGCATCGCCCTCGGCTGCACCGCAATGGACCATCAGGTCGCGGCCACCGAGTTGCGCGGCTTCGTTGAGGATCTGGCGACAGCGACCGCAGGGGCTGACGGGGGCGGTGCCGGTGGCATGGCCTTCGGCATCCATCGCGCCTCCGATCACCCCGATCGACACGACATCGCGCAACCGGCCGGCCGCACTGGCGGTGGCGATCGCCACCGTCTCGGCGCAGAGCGACAGCCCATAGCTCGCGTTTTCGACGTTGGCACCGGTGATCAGACTGCCGTCCGTCATCAACAATGCCGCGCCCACCGCGAAGCGCGAATAGGGGGCATGGGCGCGCGTCGCCGCTTCGCGCGCGGCAAGGATCAGGCGTTGGCGGTCTTCGGTCATGGTGCGACGACGTTCCAGTTCACAGGGCCTTCGATGCCGTCGATGCGGCGGATATCGCTCGCCCGCCACATTCGCCACGGATGGGCGGCATACGCGGGGGGGAAGAGGTTGGCGATCGCCCAGACCGGTCGGTCGATCGCGGCGGACACCTGATATTCGGCGTCCACCGCCTTGGTCAGCCGCAACAGCACCGGCTTGCGCGTATGGCTCTCCACCATCCTGATGAAGGTCCGTAATTCGCCGATCAGTACGTCGCGATCCGGGCGGGCGGTGCAATCGTCGTGGAAGCCGACGTCGATCGCGGCGGGCAGGGCGTCGGCGGTGCGGGGGACAAAGGTATTAAAGGCATTCGCCTGATCCGCCGCGAGCTGGCACAGCGAATAGAGGTGGACCGCACCGCGTCGCAGGCCGGCATCGGGGAGGGCCGCCCAGTTGGCTTCGAACCCCGGATCACGCCGGTCCGCGCCCGATGTCGCGACGAGATAGGCGAAGTCGGCACCGCGCGCCCGCACCGTGCCCCATTCGATGTCACCGGGATTCTCGTTCAGGTCGATGCCCTGCAACGGATACTGGCTTTGTGCGGGATGCCAGCCGGTCGCGAAGCTCCAGCCACCGATGCCGAGCAGACCCGCGCCGATCAGCACGCCCGCAGCCTTGAGCAATCCATACCCCATCAGCCGCGCAGATGCAGAACGCAGATCAGCGTGAACAGGCGACGCGCAGTATCGAAATCGACCTCGATCTTGCCCTCCAGCCGCTCGCGCAGGAGTTCGGCGGCATCATTGTGGACGGCACGACGGGCCATGTCGACGGTCTCGATCTGTTGTGGGGTGGAGGCCCGTATCGCCTGATAGTAACTATCGCAAATCGCGAAGTAATCCTTGATCGACCGGCGGAAGCGGCCGAGCGCCAGCACCAGCGTCTCGAGATGGCTGTCGTCCTCGCGATGAATGTGGATGCCGAGCCGTCCCTCCGCCGATTCGAGCTTAATCCGGTAGGGGCCCGCATAATCGTCGGCATGCGCACGCTGCGGCGCAAAGTGATTCCCTTCCAGCAGGTCGAAAATCGCGATCCGCCGTTCCTGATCGACGTCGGCCGATCGCCAGCCGATGCTGTGCTCGTCCAGGGTGACGTCGATGATCCGCGGGTCGGCCATATGGTCCGATAGTCGGGTTCAGCCGATACGACAAACCGTGTTGCCATCCGAATTTTCGGATACAAGCGCGGGTATGGCCACTCTCGCATTCCCGACTCCGGCGGTTCCCGCCGAACCGCTCCAGCTGCCCCGCAACGTCGAAGCCGAGGCCGCGATGCTCGGCGCGATGATGATCGACAATCGCCTCGCCGACGATCTGGTCGACCGGCTGGAGCCGGCCCACTTCTACGAACCCGTTCACGGCCGCATCTTCGCCGCGATCAAGACGCTGCGGGTCAACGACATGCTGGCTACGCCCGTGACGCTGCGCCCGATGTTCGACGCGGACGAGGGGATGCGCGAGCTGGGCGGGCCGTCGTATCTCGCCAGCCTGACCGGATCGGGCGCCGGCCTGATCGGCGCGCGCCAGTTCGCGACCCAGATCTATGACCTCGCCATGCTGCGCGCGCTGGTCAGCGTCGGCCGGACACTGGTCGAGCGGGCGATGGACACCTCGGAAGAGGTCAACCCACGCGCGCAGATCGAGGCGGCGGAGGAGGAATTGTACAAGGTCGCCGGCGACGGCGGTGCGGACAATGCCACCAAGAGCTTCGCGCAGGCGACGACGATGGCGGTCAAGATGGCTGAACGCGCGCTGAATTCCGGCGGTAACCTGTCGGGCGTCACCACCGGCCTCGACAGCGTCAATTCCAAGATCGGCGGCATGCATCATTCCGACTTGATGATCCTGGCGGGGCGTCCCGGCATGGGCAAGACGTCGCTGGCGACCAACATCGCCTTCAACGCGGCGCGGCGCTGGATGCGCGACATGCAGGACGGGATTCCGCCGGCTGAATCGGTCGGCGCGAAGGTGGTGTTCTTCAGCCTGGAAATGAGCGCCGACCAGCTGGCGACGCGTATTCTGGCCGAACAATCCGGAATCAGTTCCGAATCGCTGCGCATGGGCAAGATCAGCAAGGCAGAGTTCGGCCAATTGGCGGCAGCGGCAGCGGAGCTGGAGACGTTGCCGCTGTTCATCGACGATACCGGCGGCCTGAGCATCAGCGCGCTGCACACCCGCGTGCGCCGCCTGCAACGGCGGCACAACAACGAGATCGGGCTGGTGGTGGTCGATTACCTCCAGCTGCTGACCGGTGGTGGCAAGGGATCGAAGGAGAACCGCGTGCAGGAGATCTCTGAGATTTCGCGCGGATTGAAAACGCTGGCGAAGGACATGAACGTGCCGGTGCTGGCGCTGTCGCAGCTGAGCCGCGCGGTCGAAAGCCGCGAGGACAAACGGCCGATGCTGTCCGACCTTCGCGAATCGGGGTCGATCGAGCAGGACGCCGACATGGTCTGGTTCGTGTTCCGCGAAGATTATTACACCGCCCAGCGCGAACCGAAGCGGCCGATGGAAGGCGACGAGGCTAGGGTGTTCGAGGATCACGCCAAATGGGCGAGCGACATGGAGCGCGTGTTCGGCCTCGCCGAGCTGATCGTCGCGAAGCAGCGCCATGGTGCGACCGGCAAGGTGGTGCTGAAGTTCGATCCGACGATCACGAAGTTCAGCGACTTCGCGGGGTATTGATCGGCAGAGCGGATCATCCTCTTCCGACCTATCGTCCCCGCGAACGTCGGGATGGCGAGGTATGGGAGGAGACCGGCTGAAAATTCAGCCCATTATCAGTAGTCAGCACCGGCCCGTTCAGCCTAGAGCGAGGTGAACGGTGCGAGGGCCGGCGCGGTGTCGCGTGAGAGGGTCCCGGAAGGAACAGCATGATGAGAACCACAGCGACGGTGGCCATGGCCGCCATGCTCCTGCCGGCGATTCCGGCTACGGCGCAGGTGGTGCAGGTGCCGGTGCCGCCCTCGGCTGCCGTAGCGCCACCGGTGGTGATGCCGACGATGCCGCTGCCGCAGTTGAGCGATGCGCAGGCGTCGCAGCTTGCCGCCCTGCTGGCGCGCGACACGCTGGCGCAGGGTCTGGCCGTGGCAGCGCCACAGCCGATGGATGCGGCCGCCCGCGACCGGCTGGTGCGCGATGCGCTGGATCATGCCCGCGCAGTGCATGCCGGACGACTGGCCGAGGCGGATTTCCAGCGCGACTGGGGATTGCGGCCACCGGTATTCGATCCGTTGCCGGGCTTTGCCGATGCCGTGAAGCGCGATCGTATCGCGGCATGGTTCGCGGCATTGCCGCCGCCCTATTCGGGCTATGACGGGCTGAAGGCGGGGCTTGAACGCTATCGCAGCATCGCTGCGGCGGGCGGCTGGTCGACGTTGGCGGGGGGACCCGATCTGGCGATGGGTGCGACCGGCGCGCGGGTGCTGGCGCTGCGTCAACGACTGGCAGTGGAAGACGCTGACGTCGCTGCGAGCGGTTCCAGCTTCGATGCCGCACTGGTCGAAGGCGTCCGCCGCGCGCAGCGGCGTTACGGCCTGAACCCTACGGGTACGGTCGCCGGTCAGACGCTGGCGGCGCTGAACGTCCCCGCGGCGGCGCGGGTGCGGCAGATCATGGCGAACATGGAGCGGTGGCGCTGGCTGCCGCAGCAACTGCCGCGGGACCGTATTCAGGTGAACATCGCCGCGGCGGTGCTGACCGTGTTCGATGGCGACGCACCGGTCATGTCGATGCGTGCGGTCACCGGCCGACCGGGGGATGAAACGCCGATGCTGTCGTCGACGATCCACAGCGTCGTGATCAATCCGCCGTGGAACGTGCCGACGTCGATCGCGACGAAGGAGCTGTGGCCGAAGGAAAAGGCCAGCCCGGGCTATTTCAAACGCAACGGTTTCCGCGTGATCGACGGCACCCGCCTGCAACAGCGGGCGGGCGACCAGAGCGCGCTCGGCCGCTACAAGTTCGATTTCGACAACGCTTTTTCGGTGTATCTGCACGACACGCCGTCGCGTGCGAAATTCGCAAGCTTCAGCCGGCTGGCGAGCCACGGCTGCGTGCGGCTGGAAAAGCCCGCCGACCTCGCCGAACTGCTGTTGAAGGGCGATCCTGCCTGGACGCCGGAGGCGATCGCCGCCGCCGTGGACAAGGGCGACACGGTGCGGGCGCGGCTGACCAAGCCGGTGTCGGTGTATCTGCTGTACTGGACTGCCTTCGCCAGCGGTAACGGCCAGATGAATTTCCGCGCCGATCCGTATGGCTGGGATTCGACTTTAGCGTCGAAGATCGAGGCGCGCTCGGCGACGCAACTGATCGCGGCACGGTGAAGGGGACGAGAATGATGCAATATCGCAGGATCAGGATCGCCGTATCGGCGACCGCGGGGCTGCTGGCGCTGGCGGCCTGCTCGCGGAACGAACCGGAACAGCCACCGGTCGAAAACGCGGCAGTCGAGGAGATTGCTCCGGACGAGGCGCCGTCGCCGGTCGAGACGCCATCGGCCGCGCCGACCCCGGCAGCGATCGACAACAGCGTTGCGATCGCGCCACCGCCCGTCGAGGAGATCGCACCCGACATGCAGGTGCTCGACGATGCCGACGCGACGGGCATGACGGCGCGGGTGTCGCGCGACGAGGCACCCGCCGCCGATCCGACGCCGTCCGCGCCGGGCAACGACGAGGCGGCGCAATAACGACGGGCTCGTTAGTCGGGCCCTTCCATTCGGACCACAACCATCGGGTAGCGTAGCGATGACCATGTTCCGACGCGCATCGGGTATGATGCGCGGCATGCTGGCGTTCTGGTGCATGCTGGCGGCGATGTCGGCAGTGACGACGCTGGCATCGCCGGCGTCGGCGGCGACGCGGCCAGTATCCGCCATCCTGATGGATGCGGACGACGGCAGCATATTGTACGCCGAGAATGCCGGGATCGTCCGGCGGCCGGCGTCGCTGACCAAAATGATGACGTTGTTTCTGGTGTTCGACGCGCTCGACGCCGGGACGTTGCGACCGGGTGATCCGGTGCGGATCTCTCGCTATGCCGCCAGTCAGCCGCCGTCGCGGGTCGGATTGCGTCCGGGGGCGTCGATGACGATCGATCAGGCGATCCGGGCGATCGCCGTGGTGTCGGCCAACGATGTTGCGGTGGCGCTGGCAGAGACACTGGGTGGAACCGAGGATCGGTTCGCCCGGATGATGACGGCCAAGGCTCGCGCGCTCGGGCTGGAGGATACGTCGTTCACCAACGCATCGGGCCTGCCCGGTCACAATCTGACGACGGCGCAGGACATCGCCCGACTGTCGCTGGCGCTGCTGCGCGATCATCCGGATCGCTATGCTGCGTTCAGCGTGCGATCGTTCAGCTGGGGCAAGCGGCGGGTACAGAGCCACAACCATCTGCTCGGCGCGTTTCAGGGCGCGGACGGGATCAAGACCGGCTATACGGCGGAGGCGGGCTTCGCGCTGGCGGCATCGGCGAAGCGTAACGGGCGCCGCCTGATCGCGGTGGTGATCGGCGAGCGGTCGGTGCAGATCCGCGACCGCAGGGTGGCAAAGATGCTGGAGGAAGGATTTCGGGGTCTCGCGCCATCAGGCGCCGTGGCGAGCAAGACGACGCGCGCCGAAGAGGGGCTGCTGGGGCCGGGCTTCGCGGCGACGATCGCCGCGCTGGGCGCGGCAGCGGATGCCGACGAAACGCCGGAAGGCGGCGGCGGGGACTGAGCGGCGCTCCGCTGGTCCGCAGCCTTCACAGGCGCTATAGCGGGGCATGCTCCGCATCACCGAACTGAAGCTGCCCCTCAATCATCCGGAGGAGGCACTGGCGGCGGCGATCCGCAATCGCCTGCGTATCACGCCGCGTGACCTGATCCGCTACACCGTTGCGCGCCGGGCGCATGACGCGCGCGACAAGATGGACATCCACTTCGTCTATTCGATCGACGTGACGGTAAAGAACGAGCCGCAGGTGCTGGCTCGCTTCAAACGTGATCGCGACGTCAATATCACGCCCGACACCGGCTATCGCTTCGTGACAAGGGCTCCCGCGGATTACGTCGGGCCACGCCCCGTGGTGGTGGGCGCGGGGCCGTGCGGATTGTTCGCCGGGCTGATCCTGGCCCAGATGGGCTTCCGGCCGATCATCCTCGATCGCGGCAAGCTGGTACGCGAGCGGACCAAGGACACCTGGGGACTGTGGCGCCGCAGCGAGCTGAACCCCGAATCGAACGTCCAGTTCGGAGAGGGCGGAGCAGGGACCTTCTCGGACGGCAAATTGTGGAGCCAGATCAAGGACCCGCGCCACCTCGGCCGCAAGGTGCTGACGGAATTCGTCAAGGCGGGCGCGCCGCCCGAGATCCTGACCGAGGCGCATCCGCATATCGGCACATTCCGGCTGGTGACGATGGTCGAGAGCATGCGCGCGACGGTCGAGGCACTGGGCGGCGAATACCGGTTCCAGCACCGCGTCGACGATATCGAGGTGGACACGGCGGCGGACGGCAGCCGGCGGTTGCGCGGCCTGACGCTGCAGACCGGCGAACGGATGGAGACGGGGCCGGTTGTGCTGGCGCTCGGCCACAGCGCGCGCGACACGTTCCACATGCTTCATGATCGCGGCGTGCATCTGGAGGCGAAGCCGTTCTCGATCGGGGTGCGGATCGAACATCCGCAAAGCTGGATCGACGAGGCCCGGTTCGGGCCGTGCGCCGGCCATCCCGATCTGGGGGCGGCGGCGTACAGCCTGTCGCACCATTGCACCAACGGACGAACGGTCTACAGCTTTTGCATGTGTCCGGGCGGCACCGTCGTCGCGGCGACAAGCGAGCCGGGGCGGGTCGCCACCAACGGCATGAGCCAATATTCGCGCAACGAACGCAACGCCAACTCCGGCATCGTCGTCGGCATCGATCCGGCACGCGACTATCCGGGTAATCCGCTCGCCGGGATCGAACTGCAACGGCATTGGGAAAGCCGGGCGTTCGAGGTCGGTGGCGGCGATTACAAGGCACCGGCGCAGCGGCTGGGCGACTTCCTCGCCGGACGGCCCTCGACGCAGCTTGGCAGCGTGATCCCGTCCTATCGCCCCGGCGTGCACCTGACCGACCTTGCCGCGTGCCTGCCCGACTTCGCGGTCTCCGCGATGCGCGAGGCATTGGTGGCGTTCGGTCGCGAGATTCCGGGCTATGACCATCCCGACGCGGTAATGACCGGCGTCGAGACCCGGACGTCGTCACCCGTGCGGATCACCCGCGGTGACGACTTCCAGAGCATCAACACCGCCGGGCTGTATCCTGCGGGCGAGGGGGCGGGTTACGCTGGCGGCATCCTGTCGGCTGCGGTCGACGGCATCAAGATCGCGGAAGCGGTGGCGCGCGGCCTGATGGCGGAACGGGCCGGCGCCGCTCGACTGGCAACCGCCGCGTGACGCGAATGAGTTTCAGTCCGCAACGGTCTTGTTTGTCGACGGTCGAAGTTCTATACTGAGCGATATGGAAAGCGTTGCAACTCTGCCCCACAAGGGTCGCCCGCGGGAATTCTGCACCGATGCCGCGCTGGCGGCGGCGCTGCGCGTGTTCTGGAGCAAGGGATATGAAGGTGCCTCGCTCGCCGACCTGACGGAGGCGATGCAGATCACGCGTCCCAGCCTGTATGCCGCGTTCGGCAACAAGGAGGCCTTGTTCCACAAGGCGCTCGACCTCTACGAGGCAGAGAAGCTGGAATATACCCGCGTCGCATTGGAACAGCCGACCGCGCGCGCCGTCGCCGAGCATTTCATGCGCGGCGCGCTCGCGATGCAGACCAGCCAATGCGATCCCAAGGGGTGCCTTGGCGTGATCAGCGCGATGGCCTGCGGTGCGGAAGCCGAATCGATCAAGGCCGACGTGATCGCCCGCCGCGCATCGTCTCAGGCGGCACTGGTAGACCGATTCGAACAGGCGAAACGCGACGGCGACCTGCCCGCGCACGTCGATGCCCTTGGCCTGACCAGTTATCTCTACGCCCTGTTGCAGGGCATGGCGGTGCAGGCCGGATCGGGTGCGACCCGTGCCGAACTCGAGCGGCTGGTCGACACCAGCCTCGCAGTCTGGCCGAGCCGCTGATCGCACAGCCGCCGACGATTTCCTGAACCTTCCAGACCCATCTGTGGCAGGTCGGTAGTCGATGAACGTGCCACGTCGGATCTGGTTTGGCCTGCTCGCGGCGGCGGTGATCGCCGCATTGCTGGCGATCGGGAACCGCTGGGTCGACACATCGGCACGTGCGGCCGCGGATCGCAATGCGCTGGCCCTGGCGCGCACCCATCGGGGCCTGCTCGAAAGCGAATTGCAGAAGTTCCGGCTGCTCCCGCTGGTGCTCGCCGAATACCCCGACGTCGCTTCTGCCATCGGCGGCAGCGATCCCGCCGCGGTGGGCCGGCTCGACCGCACGCTGGCATCGCTCGCGGCACGTACCGACGCCGCTGTCCTCTATGCGATCGACGCGAAAGGACGCGCGCGCGCCGCTAGCAATTGGCAGCAACCCACGAGCTTCGTCGGACAGGATTATACCTTTCGCCGCTATTTCACCGAGGCGATGGCGCGTGGCGGTTCGGAGCTGTTTGCGCTCGGGTCGGTTAGCGGCCGGCCAGGCCTGTATCTCGCGCGGCGGATCGACCGGGGTGGACGCAAGCTGGGAGTGATCGTCGTCAAGGTCGAGTTCGACCGGCTGGAACGTGAATGGGCGCGATCGCCCGGCGCGACGATCGTCGCAGACCGGCTCGGTCTGGTGCTGATCACCAGCGTGCCGGGCTGGCGGTTCCATCCCACCCGCCCACTCGATCCCCGCACGTTCGCGACGATGCGACGATCGCGCCAGTTCGGTGCGATGCTGTCGGCCGACGCCGCCTTTACGCGAGACGGGCGCGACGTGGTGATACCGGGCCGGCGGGGAACCGAACGCTTCCGGCTCGCGATGCTGACGGCGCCGCTCGCGGGCGCCACGCTGATGCATCTGTCCCCCCTTGCGCCGCCGCTCGCCGCCGCGCGGTCGCAGGCGTTGTCACTGGGGTTTGCACTGCTGCTGATCCTCGGCCTGTCCGGCGGGATCGGCCTGCGGGCGGCGGAGCGGCGACGCCTGCAACGCCGGGCGCGCGTAGCACTGGAGGAAGAGGTGATCCGCCGGACCGCCGAGTTGCGCGATGCCAACGCCAGACTGGTGATCGAATCCGAGGAGCGCGCCGGCGCGGACCGGCGGTTCCGTGCCGCGCGCGAGGAACTGGCGCAGGCGAACCGGCTGGGATCGCTGGGCCAGATCACTGCCGGCGTAGCGCATGAGATCAACCAGCCGCTCGCCGCGATCCGCACTTTCGCCGAGAACGGCTCGAGGTTGCTGGACCGCGGTGCACCCGATCTGGCGAGGGAAAATCTGGGGCGGATCGTCGGCCTGACCGAACGCATCGGCACGATCACCGGCGAACTGCGCGCCTTCGCACGCCGCCGCACGCCATCGCGCGGGACGCCGACCCTCGGTTCGGCAATCGATGGCACGATGCTGCTGATCGGCGATCGCGCCCGGCCAGTCGTGGTGGACGACATTGCGGCGGAGACGCGTGCATTGTGTGTCGACGGCGACCGTATCCGGCTGGAGCAGATCCTCGTCAACCTGATCCAGAACGCGCTGGATGCGGTTGCAGGCCGGCCCGACGCGCGGGTGACGCTGTCGGCGGAGCGGCAGGGGGCTAAGCGATTGCTGGTCCGCATCGCCGATAACGGTCCCGGGGTCGATGCCAGTCTGGACGACACGCTGTTCACCCCGTTCGCATCGGCCAAACCCGAAGGGCTCGGGCTTGGCCTTGCCATCGCCCGCGACATCGCGCGCGAATTCGGTGGCGAGCTCGCGCTCGTCGAGACCGCCGGGCAGGGCGCGGTGTTCAAACTGACGTTGTCGATCGCATGACGGCCGTCGCCGATCAGACCGTCTACTTCGTCGAGGACGACGACGCCCTGCGCTTTGCGACGACGCAGGCGCTTGAGCTCGCCGGATTGACCGTGCGCGCCTTCGCCGGGGCGGAAGCGGCACTGGCGGCGATTACGCCCGATCTCGACGGCGTCGTCGTGTCCGATATCCGGATGCCGCGCATGGACGGACTGCAGTTGCTCGCCCGCCTCCGGGACATCGACCGGGATCTGCCGGTGATCCTCATTACCGGGCATGGCGACGTGCCGATGGCGGTCTCGGCGCTGCGCGATGGCGCATGGGATTTCCTGACCAAGCCGTTCGCGACCGATCACCTGATCGCGACGGTCAGCCGCGCGCTGGAGCGGCGCGGGTTGCTGGTGGAGAACCGCCGGCTGCGCGCGGCGGCGGCGGCAGGCGAGGCGGAAAGCCCGTTGATCGGCGACAGTGCGGCGCTGGTGCAATTGCGTGCCACGATCCGTCAGCTGGCGCAGGCGGACGTCGACGTTCTGGTGGAGGGAGAGACAGGGACCGGCAAGGAGCTGGCGGCATTGATGCTGCATCGGCTGGGGCCGCGCCGGTCGCGCCCGTTCATGGCGGCGCATTGCGCGGCATTGACCGACGAGAATGCCGGGATCGAGCTGTTCGGCCATGCGGCGGACAGCGTGCCGCATACCCGGCTGGCGCGGACCGGCACGATCGCGTTGTCCAGCGGCGGCACGTTGCTGCTCGACGAGGTCGGCGATCTGGCGCCGGCCAGCCAGGCCGCACTGTTGCGCGTGATCGAGGAGCGCGAGGTGCAGCCGATCGGTGCTGCGCGCGCGGAGGCGCTCAACCTTCGCGTCGTCGCGACCAGCAGCGTCGATCTAGCGAAGGCGGTGCAGGACGGCCGGTTCCGTGGCGACCTGTATCACCGTTTCGCCGCGACGCGCCTGCACATTCCGCCGTTGCGCGAGCGCGAACACGACCGGATGATCCTGTTCGTCGCCTTCGTCGATCAGGCGCGCGATCAGCTGGCGCAACCGGATTACGTCATCGACGAGGCGGACCGCCGCCACGTCCTGACGCATCACTGGCCGGGGAACGTCCGCGAATTGCGCAACTATGCGTTCGATCGCGTCC contains:
- a CDS encoding D-alanyl-D-alanine carboxypeptidase; translated protein: MTMFRRASGMMRGMLAFWCMLAAMSAVTTLASPASAATRPVSAILMDADDGSILYAENAGIVRRPASLTKMMTLFLVFDALDAGTLRPGDPVRISRYAASQPPSRVGLRPGASMTIDQAIRAIAVVSANDVAVALAETLGGTEDRFARMMTAKARALGLEDTSFTNASGLPGHNLTTAQDIARLSLALLRDHPDRYAAFSVRSFSWGKRRVQSHNHLLGAFQGADGIKTGYTAEAGFALAASAKRNGRRLIAVVIGERSVQIRDRRVAKMLEEGFRGLAPSGAVASKTTRAEEGLLGPGFAATIAALGAAADADETPEGGGGD
- a CDS encoding NAD(P)/FAD-dependent oxidoreductase, translated to MLRITELKLPLNHPEEALAAAIRNRLRITPRDLIRYTVARRAHDARDKMDIHFVYSIDVTVKNEPQVLARFKRDRDVNITPDTGYRFVTRAPADYVGPRPVVVGAGPCGLFAGLILAQMGFRPIILDRGKLVRERTKDTWGLWRRSELNPESNVQFGEGGAGTFSDGKLWSQIKDPRHLGRKVLTEFVKAGAPPEILTEAHPHIGTFRLVTMVESMRATVEALGGEYRFQHRVDDIEVDTAADGSRRLRGLTLQTGERMETGPVVLALGHSARDTFHMLHDRGVHLEAKPFSIGVRIEHPQSWIDEARFGPCAGHPDLGAAAYSLSHHCTNGRTVYSFCMCPGGTVVAATSEPGRVATNGMSQYSRNERNANSGIVVGIDPARDYPGNPLAGIELQRHWESRAFEVGGGDYKAPAQRLGDFLAGRPSTQLGSVIPSYRPGVHLTDLAACLPDFAVSAMREALVAFGREIPGYDHPDAVMTGVETRTSSPVRITRGDDFQSINTAGLYPAGEGAGYAGGILSAAVDGIKIAEAVARGLMAERAGAARLATAA
- a CDS encoding TetR/AcrR family transcriptional regulator; the encoded protein is MESVATLPHKGRPREFCTDAALAAALRVFWSKGYEGASLADLTEAMQITRPSLYAAFGNKEALFHKALDLYEAEKLEYTRVALEQPTARAVAEHFMRGALAMQTSQCDPKGCLGVISAMACGAEAESIKADVIARRASSQAALVDRFEQAKRDGDLPAHVDALGLTSYLYALLQGMAVQAGSGATRAELERLVDTSLAVWPSR
- a CDS encoding ATP-binding protein, translating into MNVPRRIWFGLLAAAVIAALLAIGNRWVDTSARAAADRNALALARTHRGLLESELQKFRLLPLVLAEYPDVASAIGGSDPAAVGRLDRTLASLAARTDAAVLYAIDAKGRARAASNWQQPTSFVGQDYTFRRYFTEAMARGGSELFALGSVSGRPGLYLARRIDRGGRKLGVIVVKVEFDRLEREWARSPGATIVADRLGLVLITSVPGWRFHPTRPLDPRTFATMRRSRQFGAMLSADAAFTRDGRDVVIPGRRGTERFRLAMLTAPLAGATLMHLSPLAPPLAAARSQALSLGFALLLILGLSGGIGLRAAERRRLQRRARVALEEEVIRRTAELRDANARLVIESEERAGADRRFRAAREELAQANRLGSLGQITAGVAHEINQPLAAIRTFAENGSRLLDRGAPDLARENLGRIVGLTERIGTITGELRAFARRRTPSRGTPTLGSAIDGTMLLIGDRARPVVVDDIAAETRALCVDGDRIRLEQILVNLIQNALDAVAGRPDARVTLSAERQGAKRLLVRIADNGPGVDASLDDTLFTPFASAKPEGLGLGLAIARDIAREFGGELALVETAGQGAVFKLTLSIA
- a CDS encoding sigma-54 dependent transcriptional regulator codes for the protein MTAVADQTVYFVEDDDALRFATTQALELAGLTVRAFAGAEAALAAITPDLDGVVVSDIRMPRMDGLQLLARLRDIDRDLPVILITGHGDVPMAVSALRDGAWDFLTKPFATDHLIATVSRALERRGLLVENRRLRAAAAAGEAESPLIGDSAALVQLRATIRQLAQADVDVLVEGETGTGKELAALMLHRLGPRRSRPFMAAHCAALTDENAGIELFGHAADSVPHTRLARTGTIALSSGGTLLLDEVGDLAPASQAALLRVIEEREVQPIGAARAEALNLRVVATSSVDLAKAVQDGRFRGDLYHRFAATRLHIPPLREREHDRMILFVAFVDQARDQLAQPDYVIDEADRRHVLTHHWPGNVRELRNYAFDRVLSFGGAAAGDAGIRDLPTRVADFEAATIVDALRACGGNVVRAVDVLGIPRKTLYYKLTRYGIDPDAFRSSTRS